From Cricetulus griseus strain 17A/GY chromosome 1 unlocalized genomic scaffold, alternate assembly CriGri-PICRH-1.0 chr1_0, whole genome shotgun sequence, a single genomic window includes:
- the Kctd20 gene encoding BTB/POZ domain-containing protein KCTD20 isoform X3 — protein sequence MPLPEDSKGSCFQSGSKRSHEPFIVSERFGNSGVGFGGSPHSQAPEKVTLLVDGTRFVVNPQIFTAHPDTMLGRMFGPGREYNFTRPNEKGEYEIAEGISAAVFRTVLDYYKTGVINCPDGISIPDLRDTCDYLCINFDSNTIRCQDLSALLHELSNDGAHKQFDHYLEELILPIMVGCAKKGERECHIVVLTDEDSVDWDEDHPPPMGEEYSQILYSSKLYRFFKYIENRDVAKTLLKERGLKNIRIGIEGYPTCKEKIKRRPGGRSEVIYNYVQRPFIQMSWEKEEGKSRHVDFQCVRSKSLTNLVATGEDVLEDQEIIMHHPPQVDELDRLNAPLSQMAPNDFQD from the exons ATGCCGCTCCCTGAGGACAGCAAGGGCTCATGCTTCCAGAGTGGAAGCAAGCGGAGCCACGAGCCCTTCATCGTTTCAGAGAGATTTGGAAACAGCGGGGTAGGCTTTGGAGGTAGCCCTCACTCCCAAGCCCCAGAGAAAGTGACACTTCTTGTAGATGGCACACGCTTTGTGGTAAACCCTCAGATTTTTACTGCTCACCCGGACACCATGTTGGGAAG AATGTTTGGACCAGGGAGAGAATACAACTTCACAAGGCCCAATGAGAAGGGGGAGTATGAGATTGCCGAAGGCATCAGCGCCGCTGTGTTCCGCACAGTGCTG GATTACTATAAGACTGGCGTCATCAACTGTCCAGATGGCATCTCTATCCCGGATCTGAGAGACACGTGTGACTATCTTTGCATTAACTTTGACTCCAACACCATCCGATGTCAAGACCTGA GTGCTTTGCTCCATGAGCTGTCCAACGATGGTGCTCACAAGCAGTTTGATCACTACCTCGAGGAACTGATTCTACCCATCATGGTGGGCTGTGccaagaaaggggagagagagtgcCACATCGTTGTGCTGACAGATGAGGACTCTGTGGACTGGGATGAAGACCACCCCCCACCCATGGGGGAAGAGTATTCCCAAA TACTTTACAGCTCCAAGCTCTACAGATTCTTCAAATATATCGAGAATCGGGATGTTGCTAAGACATTGTTAAAGGAACGGGGCCTGAAGAACATTCGCATTGGAATTGAAG GCTACCCTACCTGCAAAGAGAAGATTAAGAGGAGGCCTGGTGGGAGGTCTGAAGTTATCTACAATTACGTACAGCGCCCCTTTATCCAGATGTcgtgggagaaggaagaagggaagagtcgCCATGTGGATTTCCAGTGTGTTCGCAGCAAATCCCTCACTAACTTGGTGGCTACTGGAGAGGACGTCTTGGAAGACCAGGAGATAATAATGCACCACCCGCCGCAAGTGGATGAACTTGACCGGTTAAATGCCCCTCTGTCTCAGATGGCTCCTAATGACTTCCAAGATTAG